Below is a window of Thermodesulfobacteriota bacterium DNA.
TAGACAATACGAGATATTAGCAGAAAATCCCGTGCATTGGCAAGCAGAAAATACGGAATAAAGGTTGAATTTATAAAGAAAATTTATTACCATATCCCGAATCCGGTAAGCCGGGTATTTGCTCTAAGGAGGTATTTGATGCTCAAGTTTATGAGAAAGAAGCGCCGGTCGAAGTTTATAGTCCTGGCCTTCTTTGCGATTATCGTGGTCTTTGTGTTCTGGGGCGTGGGGCCCGGGGGCAGGCAGGGCGGCGACCCGGAGTTCGTCGCCGTGGTGGACGGAGTCAAGATAGCCGCCGAGGATTACGCCAGGGCCTACAGTAACCAGTTGAACTACTACAGGCAGACTTTTAAGGAGCGGTTCAACGAGGAACTCATAGAGAAGCTGGACTTGAGGAACCGCACCGTAAACACGCTCGTTAATAACGTCCTTATACGGAAGGACGCCGCGGCCCGGGGGGTGAGCGTAAGCGACAGGGAGGTGCAGGATAAGATTCTCGGGATATCGGTCTTCCATAAGGACGGCGTTTTCGACCGGGGGCAGTATCTCGAGATCCTCGGCAGGAACCGTATAAAGCCCGCCGAGTACGAAGCCGGCATCAGGGTGGAACTGGTGATAAATAAGATGCGCGACCGGGTCACGGCGGATATCGAGGTGCCCGAAGAAGATATACGCGCCCTCTTCCTGACGGAGAACCGCAGTATAACGGTCGACTACCTGAAGGTCGAGGCCGCCCGCTTCCTCCCGTCCGTGGAGGTGGGGGAGGACGAGGCCGTGAAATATCTCGAGGAGAACGGCCGGGACTTTATGGTTCCCAGGAAGGTCAAGGCCTTCTACGCCTACTTGAAGTTCGACGAACTCGAAGGGGCGGTGGAGATTTCCGATGAGGATATAGCGGTATATTACGAGAAGAACGTAATAGACTTCCAGAGACCCAAGGAGATCAAGGCGAGGCACATACTCATAGGGACGAAGGGGGCCGAGGGGGAGGAGAAGGAGCGCCTCAGAGGAACGGCCGAATCCGTCCTCGCGAAGATTACCGGCGGCGAGGAGTTCACCGAGCTTGCGGAAAAATACTCGCAGGACAAGGGCAGCGCCAGGAACGGGGGGGACCTCGGCTGGTTCGGCAGGGGCATGATGGTGCCTCCGTTCGAAGAGGCCGCCTTCTCCCTGGCCGCGGGCGAGACGAGCGGGGTGGTCGAGACGGACTACGGCTTCCACATCATAAAGGTCGACGAGATAAAGGAAGAGAGGCTCTTGCCGCTTAAGGAGGC
It encodes the following:
- a CDS encoding SurA N-terminal domain-containing protein, coding for MLKFMRKKRRSKFIVLAFFAIIVVFVFWGVGPGGRQGGDPEFVAVVDGVKIAAEDYARAYSNQLNYYRQTFKERFNEELIEKLDLRNRTVNTLVNNVLIRKDAAARGVSVSDREVQDKILGISVFHKDGVFDRGQYLEILGRNRIKPAEYEAGIRVELVINKMRDRVTADIEVPEEDIRALFLTENRSITVDYLKVEAARFLPSVEVGEDEAVKYLEENGRDFMVPRKVKAFYAYLKFDELEGAVEISDEDIAVYYEKNVIDFQRPKEIKARHILIGTKGAEGEEKERLRGTAESVLAKITGGEEFTELAEKYSQDKGSARNGGDLGWFGRGMMVPPFEEAAFSLAAGETSGVVETDYGFHIIKVDEIKEERLLPLKEAREKIKENLIGEKSREIGRERLSVLKGAFEEASSIEELKGAASKSEVHAAETDLFSEADRDVVLASDPELREVVFMMNEGDVSGLAEGWDGLYMIKAIEVIDRHVPTFEEAGEKVVAAFKEKKAASAAKDEAEAFLDRTTQGESLGDIARKEKYEVKTSEPFMITDGFMPGEQLLVGDREDLFRLKEDAPYYHEVIPGEDAFFILKLREAAEAEEEGFEEHRERLKDRLAAEKQEKVLTEWIEGLRSKAAITIDEDML